Proteins from a genomic interval of Chionomys nivalis chromosome 7, mChiNiv1.1, whole genome shotgun sequence:
- the LOC130877150 gene encoding keratin-associated protein 9-7-like isoform X2, translating to MTNSCCSPCCQPSCCRTTCCRTTCWRPSCVSSCCQPCCQPSCCESSCCQPCCQPSCCRTCFQPSCVSSCCSTPCCQPCCCVSSCCQPCCQPSCCQPSCCQPSCCESSCCQPRCCISSCCQPCCQPSCCKPSCCLKPCCQPCCPDLCCQPACSGPVTVTRTCYQPTCVCVPGCLSQGCGSSCCEPCDC from the coding sequence atgaccaactcCTGCTGTTCCCCTTGCTGCCAGCCTTCCTGCTGTAGGACCACCTGCTGCAGAACCACCTGCTGGAGACCAAGCTGTGTGAgcagctgctgccagccctgttgccagcccagctgctgtgagtccagctgctgccagccttgctgccagcccagctgctgtaGGACCTGCTTCCAGCCAAGCTGTGTGAGCAGCTGCTGCAGCACaccctgctgccagccctgctgctgtgtgtccagctgctgccagccctgctgccagcccagctgctgccagcccagctgctgccagcccagctgctgtgagTCCAGCTGCTGTCAGCCCAGGTGCTGTATTtccagctgctgccagccctgctgccagcccagctgctgcaagcccagCTGCTGCCTCAagccctgctgccagccctgctgcccTGACCTGTGCTgccagccagcttgctctggaccTGTGACCGTCACCAGGACTTGCTACCAGcccacatgtgtctgtgtgcctggctGCCTGTCCCAGGGCTGTGGGTCTAGCTGTTGTGAGCCCTGTGACTGTTGA
- the LOC130877151 gene encoding keratin-associated protein 9-3-like — translation MTNSCCSPCCQPSCCRTTCCRTTCWRPSCVSSCCQPCCQPSCCESSCCQPCCQPSCCRTCFQPSCVSSCCSTPCCQPCCCVSSCCQPSCCQPSCCQPSCCESSCCQPRCCISSCCQPCCQPSCCKPSCCLKPCCQPCCPDLCCQPACSGPVTVTRTCYQPTCVCVPGCLSQGCGSSCCEPCSC, via the coding sequence atgaccaactctTGCTGTTCCCCTTGCTGTCAGCCTTCCTGCTGCAGGACCACCTGCTGCAGAACCACCTGCTGGAGACCAAGCTGTGTGAgcagctgctgccagccctgctgccagcccagctgctgtgagTCCAGCTGTTGCCAGCCttgctgccagcccagctgctgtaGGACCTGCTTCCAGCCAAGCTGTGTGAGCAGCTGCTGCAGCACaccctgctgccagccctgctgctgtgtgtccagctgctgccagcccagctgctgccagcccagctgctgccagcccagctgctgtgagTCCAGCTGCTGTCAGCCCAGGTGCTGTATTtccagctgctgccagccctgttgccagcccagctgctgcaagcccagCTGCTGCCTCAagccctgctgccagccctgctgcccTGACCTGTGCTgccagccagcttgctctggaccTGTGACCGTCACCAGGACTTGCTACCAGcccacatgtgtctgtgtgcctggctGCCTGTCCCAGGGCTGCGGGTCTAGCTGCTGCGAGCCCTGTAGCTGCTGA
- the LOC130877066 gene encoding keratin-associated protein 4-6-like, with protein sequence MALCCCPPCCEPCCCKTTCCKTTCCQPCCCESSCPEFICCQPCCPPCCCSIPCCQPCCCVPTCCQPCCCVPTCCQPCCCVPSCCCLPPCCCLPPCCCQPCCCIPTCCQPCCCVPTCCESTCCNSICCKPTCVTISCSTPCCQPCCC encoded by the coding sequence ATGGCCCTCTGCTGCTGCCCACCTTGCTGTGAGCCATGCTGCTGCAAGACCACCTGCTGCAAGAccacctgctgccagccctgctgctgtgaATCCAGCTGCCCTGAATTCATCTGCTGTCAGCCTTGCTGTCCCCCATGTTGCTGCAGCATACcatgctgccagccctgctgctgtgtgCCCACCTGCTGTCAGCCCTGCTGCTGTGTGCCCACCTGCTGTCAGCCCTGCTGCTGCGTGCCCTCCTGCTGCTGTCTGCCCCCCTGCTGCTGTCTGCCCCCCTGCTGCTGTCAGCCCTGCTGCTGTATACccacctgctgccagccctgctgctgtgtgCCCACCTGCTGTGAAAGTACCTGCTGTAATTCCATTTGCTGCAAACCAACCTGTGTGACCATCAGCTGCAGCACACCCTGCTGCCAACCCTGCTGCTGCTGA